A genomic region of Deltaproteobacteria bacterium contains the following coding sequences:
- a CDS encoding LLM class flavin-dependent oxidoreductase: MRFGIFYEHQLPRPWTEGLEHKLFQDALAQVELADQLGFDYAWEVEHHFLEEYSHSSAPEVFLAACSQRTKNIRLGHGIVLMPPGYSHPGKIASRIATLDLVSNGRVDFGTGESASRLELEGFGVDVTQKKAMWREATEQVCNLLAMDPYPGYQGTYFSMPPRNLVPKPLQKPHPPLWVACSNRQTILEAARLGIGALTFAFISEDEARQWVHDYYETFKRECVPIGHVVNPNVAMVSGFSVHADHAEAERRGLEGFRFFGFALGHHYAFGEQRVGRTNIWDAFQKMGSMFPGPEGRSIGTPDEVRAHLGRMEEAGVDQTVFIQQAGRNEHEHICESMSLFAREVMPEFAARRVMREEKKAAELAPYVEAALKRKAWMKPLAESEIPVVVSYGRTDVHNAP; the protein is encoded by the coding sequence GTGCGTTTCGGAATCTTCTACGAGCATCAGCTGCCGCGGCCGTGGACCGAGGGGCTCGAGCACAAGCTGTTCCAGGACGCGCTCGCGCAGGTAGAGCTCGCCGACCAGCTTGGCTTCGACTACGCGTGGGAGGTCGAGCACCACTTCCTCGAGGAGTACTCGCACTCGTCGGCGCCCGAGGTGTTTCTCGCGGCGTGCTCGCAGCGCACGAAGAACATCCGGCTCGGCCACGGCATCGTGCTGATGCCGCCCGGCTACTCGCACCCGGGAAAGATCGCCTCGCGCATCGCGACGCTCGATCTCGTCTCGAACGGGCGCGTCGACTTCGGCACCGGCGAGAGCGCGTCGCGGCTCGAGCTCGAGGGCTTCGGCGTCGACGTCACGCAGAAGAAGGCGATGTGGCGCGAGGCGACCGAGCAGGTGTGCAACCTGCTCGCGATGGATCCGTACCCCGGTTATCAGGGCACGTACTTCTCGATGCCGCCGCGCAACTTGGTGCCCAAGCCGCTGCAGAAGCCGCATCCGCCGCTGTGGGTCGCCTGCTCGAATCGCCAGACGATTCTCGAAGCCGCGCGGCTCGGCATCGGCGCGCTCACCTTCGCGTTCATCAGCGAGGACGAGGCGCGGCAGTGGGTGCACGACTACTACGAGACGTTCAAGCGCGAGTGCGTGCCGATCGGGCACGTGGTGAATCCCAACGTCGCGATGGTCTCCGGCTTCTCGGTGCACGCGGATCACGCCGAGGCGGAGCGGCGAGGGCTCGAGGGATTCCGCTTCTTCGGCTTCGCTCTCGGCCACCACTACGCGTTCGGCGAGCAGCGCGTCGGGCGCACGAACATCTGGGACGCGTTCCAAAAGATGGGCTCGATGTTCCCCGGCCCCGAGGGCCGCTCGATCGGCACGCCCGACGAAGTGCGCGCGCATCTGGGGCGGATGGAGGAGGCGGGCGTCGATCAGACCGTGTTCATCCAGCAAGCCGGCCGTAACGAGCACGAGCACATCTGCGAGAGCATGTCGCTGTTCGCGCGCGAGGTGATGCCGGAGTTCGCGGCACGCCGGGTCATGCGCGAAGAGAAGAAGGCTGCGGAGCTCGCGCCCTACGTCGAAGCCGCGCTGAAGCGCAAGGCGTGGATGAAGCCGCTCGCCGAGAGCGAGATCCCCGTCGTGGTCTCCTACGGGCGCACCGACGTGCACAACGCGCCGTGA
- a CDS encoding histone deacetylase, whose product MPMRKFQLVADAVASWPGVRVEAPAALDPALLRRVHTDAYIEAVRTGAPRDLAESQKFPWSAALWPSVLLTNGGALAAAERALADGVAAAVASGFHHSHADHGEGFCTFNGLVVAAEALRAAGRVKKVAVLDLDLHYGNGTASMCVGRPWLFNCSIYGNDYWHNKAYLDVEHRRHADGPNHVSFALANGSGRAEMLEALGRGMQAILAWDRPDLLLYQAGADPFREDPYSPLNLDHADLRERDRTVFAWAKRERLPTAWVLAGGYTPDVKKVVDVHVGTFDAAASVYV is encoded by the coding sequence ATGCCCATGCGCAAGTTCCAGCTCGTCGCCGACGCCGTCGCGAGTTGGCCCGGAGTGCGCGTCGAGGCGCCAGCAGCGCTCGATCCTGCGCTGCTCCGGCGCGTGCACACCGATGCGTACATCGAGGCCGTGCGCACCGGCGCCCCGCGCGATCTCGCCGAGTCGCAGAAGTTCCCGTGGTCCGCGGCGCTGTGGCCTTCGGTGTTGCTGACGAATGGCGGCGCGCTCGCGGCGGCCGAGCGCGCGCTCGCGGACGGCGTCGCCGCGGCGGTGGCGAGTGGCTTCCATCACTCGCACGCCGATCACGGCGAGGGCTTCTGCACGTTCAACGGCCTGGTCGTCGCGGCGGAGGCGCTGCGCGCCGCAGGTCGCGTGAAGAAAGTCGCCGTGCTCGATCTCGATCTTCACTACGGCAACGGCACGGCCTCGATGTGCGTCGGCCGCCCCTGGCTCTTCAACTGCTCGATCTACGGAAACGACTACTGGCACAACAAGGCCTATCTCGACGTCGAGCACCGCCGGCACGCCGACGGCCCGAACCACGTCTCGTTCGCGCTCGCGAACGGCAGCGGCCGCGCCGAGATGCTCGAAGCGCTGGGGCGCGGCATGCAAGCGATCCTCGCCTGGGATCGCCCCGATCTGCTGCTCTACCAAGCCGGCGCCGATCCGTTCCGCGAAGACCCGTACTCCCCGCTGAACCTCGATCACGCCGATCTGCGCGAGCGCGACCGCACCGTCTTCGCCTGGGCGAAGCGCGAACGCCTGCCCACCGCGTGGGTGCTCGCCGGCGGCTACACGCCCGACGTGAAGAAAGTCGTCGACGTGCACGTAGGCACGTTCGACGCCGCTGCGAGCGTGTATGTCTGA
- a CDS encoding FAD-dependent oxidoreductase produces MTDQYEDENRSVWVAECEPAQPAPPLVARVTSDVAIIGGGFTGVSTALHLRALRPELGIALVEAGVLGQGASGRNGGQALHWINGVSAKNDDELRRLHSVTGMGIDIAEQLAAAHAPHAFRRAGALEVFTDAKRAEEAHARAERWSAACVPAEFIAREKLGIGGAHGAVRNPLAGRLHGYALLQALRPVLLARGIALYEHTRVARVSGGSEVVLETPRGEVRAKTLVLATNGYTPALGFFRNTVLPLHSHALATAQLDDATWQRLAWGNWDGFSDDLDRIAYAMRTPGGRLLLGGGGNPAYSYHYGSRVVTTPEAIARSQPFMQGILHRYFPAAAHVPIEHRWSGVLGITLDRQPSIGRGQVGPNVLHALGYSGHGVSLALLAGKVLADLYVGNDAPWRDLPFHNKRLLPIPPEPLRWLGYQAFTRLTGKSPRKQS; encoded by the coding sequence ATGACTGACCAGTACGAAGACGAGAACCGCTCGGTGTGGGTGGCCGAATGCGAGCCCGCGCAGCCGGCGCCGCCGCTCGTGGCGCGCGTCACCAGCGACGTCGCGATCATCGGCGGCGGCTTCACGGGCGTTTCGACCGCGCTGCACCTGCGCGCGCTGCGGCCCGAGCTCGGCATCGCGCTCGTCGAGGCGGGCGTGCTGGGGCAGGGCGCGAGTGGGCGCAACGGCGGGCAGGCGCTGCACTGGATCAACGGCGTCAGCGCGAAGAACGACGACGAGCTGCGCCGGCTGCACTCGGTCACGGGCATGGGCATCGACATCGCCGAGCAGCTCGCCGCCGCGCACGCGCCGCACGCCTTCCGCCGCGCAGGCGCGCTCGAAGTGTTCACCGATGCGAAGCGCGCCGAGGAAGCGCACGCGCGCGCCGAGCGCTGGAGCGCGGCGTGCGTGCCCGCGGAGTTCATCGCGCGCGAGAAGCTCGGCATCGGCGGCGCGCACGGCGCGGTGCGCAACCCGCTCGCGGGGCGCCTCCACGGCTACGCGCTCTTGCAGGCGCTGCGCCCCGTGCTGCTCGCGCGCGGAATCGCGCTCTACGAGCACACGCGCGTGGCGCGCGTGAGCGGCGGCAGCGAGGTCGTGCTCGAGACGCCGCGCGGCGAAGTGCGCGCGAAAACGCTCGTGCTCGCGACGAACGGCTACACGCCCGCGCTCGGGTTCTTCCGCAACACGGTGCTGCCGCTTCACAGTCACGCGCTCGCGACCGCGCAGCTCGACGACGCGACGTGGCAGCGGCTCGCGTGGGGCAACTGGGACGGCTTCAGCGACGACCTCGACCGCATCGCCTACGCGATGCGCACGCCGGGCGGCCGCTTGTTGTTAGGTGGCGGCGGCAACCCCGCCTACTCGTACCACTACGGCAGCCGCGTCGTGACCACACCCGAAGCGATCGCCCGCTCTCAGCCCTTCATGCAGGGCATCCTGCACCGCTACTTCCCCGCCGCCGCGCACGTGCCGATCGAGCACCGCTGGTCCGGCGTCCTCGGCATCACGCTCGACCGCCAGCCCAGCATCGGCCGCGGCCAAGTCGGCCCGAACGTGCTGCACGCCCTCGGCTACAGCGGCCACGGCGTCTCGCTCGCCCTACTCGCCGGCAAAGTGCTCGCCGACCTCTACGTCGGCAACGATGCACCCTGGCGCGACCTCCCGTTCCACAACAAGCGCCTCCTCCCGATCCCCCCCGAGCCCCTGCGCTGGCTCGGCTATCAGGCCTTCACGCGCCTAACAGGAAAGAGCCCCCGCAAGCAGAGCTGA
- a CDS encoding sigma-70 family RNA polymerase sigma factor, translated as MTTAASPSDDEVIGAIRAGDRNAFRILVERYQARAYRLALRILRDEDAARGAVQDAFVKAYNNLAKFEQRSAFFTWLYRLVKNQCLDMLRRDRSGRAVDWEEGGIAEAEASDAATPEVDGVDFEPATEMQRKQLREHIDAAIAKLPEGARETLILREVEGLSYQEIADAQGIPKGTVMSRLFYARKQMRKLLIESGAVDAASMTGTETELAGESE; from the coding sequence GTGACGACCGCCGCGAGCCCCAGCGACGACGAGGTGATCGGCGCGATTCGCGCCGGCGACCGCAACGCGTTCCGGATCCTGGTCGAGCGCTACCAGGCGCGCGCCTACCGGCTCGCGCTGCGCATCCTGCGCGACGAGGATGCCGCGCGCGGCGCGGTCCAAGACGCATTCGTGAAGGCCTATAACAACTTGGCGAAGTTCGAGCAGCGCTCGGCGTTCTTCACCTGGCTCTACCGCCTCGTGAAGAACCAGTGCCTCGACATGCTGCGCCGCGACCGCTCGGGCCGCGCCGTGGACTGGGAAGAGGGCGGCATCGCCGAGGCGGAGGCCTCCGACGCCGCGACCCCGGAGGTGGACGGCGTCGACTTCGAGCCGGCAACCGAGATGCAGCGCAAGCAGCTGCGCGAACACATCGACGCCGCGATCGCCAAGCTGCCCGAGGGCGCCCGCGAGACGCTGATCCTGCGCGAGGTGGAGGGCCTCTCGTACCAGGAGATCGCGGACGCGCAGGGCATTCCGAAGGGCACGGTGATGAGCCGGCTTTTTTACGCCCGAAAGCAAATGCGGAAGCTGCTGATTGAATCCGGCGCGGTGGACGCTGCGTCAATGACGGGGACGGAAACGGAACTGGCAGGAGAGAGCGAATGA
- a CDS encoding ABC transporter ATP-binding protein, with the protein MTFAIGKGEFFAMLGPSGCGKTTMLRMIAGFEEPTSGVIRLDGQDMTGVPPYRRPVNTVFQNYALFPHLSVFDNVAFGPRMRGDDKAEVEKRVREMIEIVRLGDLAQRKPAQLSGGQRQRVALARALVNGPKALLLDEPLSALDLELRRQMQIELKRIQRDVGIAFVFVTHDQEEALTMSDRIAVMRAGKLEQVGTPEGIYEEPETAFVARFIGHANLLGVSIESAANGEATIALPGGRRCGIATRGRSFSAGAKALLMVRPERLEVCAGEPAAGVPCMPVTCIDVLFQGAVERCALRTPTGDEIVAHIESDKPVAAAKPGAALWLYWEPASARLLYPDE; encoded by the coding sequence ATGACTTTTGCGATCGGCAAGGGCGAGTTCTTCGCGATGCTCGGGCCGTCGGGCTGCGGCAAGACCACGATGCTGCGCATGATCGCCGGCTTTGAAGAGCCGACGAGCGGCGTGATTCGCCTCGATGGCCAGGACATGACCGGCGTCCCGCCGTATCGCCGGCCGGTGAACACCGTGTTCCAGAACTACGCGCTGTTCCCTCACCTCAGCGTGTTCGACAACGTCGCGTTCGGGCCGCGCATGCGCGGCGACGACAAGGCCGAGGTCGAGAAGCGCGTGCGCGAGATGATCGAGATCGTGCGGCTCGGCGACCTCGCGCAGCGAAAGCCTGCGCAGTTGTCAGGCGGGCAGCGCCAGCGTGTCGCCCTCGCGCGCGCGCTCGTGAACGGCCCGAAGGCGCTGCTGCTCGACGAGCCGCTCTCCGCGCTCGATCTCGAGCTGCGCCGCCAGATGCAGATCGAGCTGAAGCGCATTCAGCGCGACGTCGGCATCGCGTTCGTGTTCGTGACGCACGATCAGGAAGAGGCGCTCACGATGTCGGACCGCATCGCCGTGATGCGCGCGGGCAAGCTCGAGCAAGTCGGCACGCCGGAGGGCATCTACGAGGAGCCCGAGACCGCCTTCGTCGCGCGCTTCATCGGCCACGCGAACTTGCTCGGCGTGAGCATCGAGAGCGCGGCGAACGGCGAAGCGACGATCGCGCTGCCCGGCGGGCGCCGCTGCGGCATCGCGACGCGTGGCCGCAGCTTCAGCGCGGGCGCGAAGGCGCTGCTGATGGTGCGCCCAGAGCGGCTCGAAGTGTGCGCGGGCGAGCCCGCGGCCGGCGTGCCGTGCATGCCCGTGACCTGCATCGACGTGCTGTTCCAGGGCGCGGTCGAACGCTGCGCCCTGCGCACGCCGACGGGCGACGAGATCGTCGCGCACATCGAGAGCGACAAGCCGGTCGCCGCTGCGAAGCCGGGCGCTGCGCTGTGGCTCTACTGGGAGCCGGCGTCCGCGCGGCTGCTCTACCCGGACGAGTGA
- the pdxH gene encoding pyridoxamine 5'-phosphate oxidase has protein sequence MRDWPDAWLSEDPLPSDPFPIAQRWLDEGFAARAQKNPHAIALATVDEAGRPEVRMVLCKALEPETGSLVFYTNKRSPKGAALRTHAHAAAVFHFDPQDRQVRISGPVAEVSDAESDAYFATRPLDSRVGAWASAQSEPIASRAELETLYARVAGHFGVREGDTDAALPRPPHWGGYRIRAERVELWRSRPGRLHDRALWVREPAGGWRAQRLQP, from the coding sequence ATGCGCGATTGGCCCGACGCGTGGCTGTCTGAAGATCCGCTCCCGAGCGACCCCTTCCCCATCGCACAGCGCTGGCTCGACGAAGGATTCGCCGCGCGCGCGCAGAAGAACCCGCACGCGATCGCGCTCGCGACCGTCGACGAAGCAGGCCGCCCCGAAGTGCGCATGGTGCTGTGCAAGGCGCTCGAGCCGGAGACGGGCTCGCTCGTCTTCTACACGAACAAGCGCAGCCCGAAGGGCGCCGCGCTGCGCACGCACGCTCACGCCGCGGCGGTGTTCCACTTCGACCCGCAGGATCGCCAAGTGCGCATCTCGGGCCCCGTGGCGGAGGTGAGCGACGCCGAGAGCGACGCCTACTTCGCGACGCGTCCCCTCGACTCGCGCGTGGGCGCGTGGGCGAGCGCGCAGAGCGAGCCGATCGCTTCGCGCGCCGAGCTCGAGACCTTGTACGCGCGCGTCGCGGGCCACTTCGGCGTGCGCGAGGGCGACACGGACGCCGCGCTGCCGCGCCCGCCGCACTGGGGCGGTTACCGCATCCGCGCCGAGCGCGTCGAGCTGTGGCGCTCGCGGCCGGGGCGGCTGCACGACCGCGCGCTGTGGGTGCGCGAGCCGGCTGGCGGATGGAGAGCGCAGCGGCTGCAGCCGTGA
- a CDS encoding ABC transporter permease, whose amino-acid sequence MSWLLRAFTGWTVLVLIFFYVPIAILIAFSFNESRLNIEWTGFTTEWYAKMWNDRVLMRAAQNSVIVAAASTTLSVLLGTAGAWLLYRYRYKAAGLIETLVFLPMIVPEVILGVSLLILFVTLEMQLGYTTIVISHVTFCFPFVMAAVQARLAGLDPSLEEAALDLGATPLQAFFKVLVPFLMPAILSGALMAFTLSLDDLIVTYFTASARTQTLPIVIFGKVKKGLDPSLNAISTVLILITVMALFLTEALRRRNP is encoded by the coding sequence GTGAGCTGGCTCCTCCGCGCCTTCACCGGCTGGACCGTCCTCGTCCTGATCTTCTTCTACGTGCCCATCGCCATCCTGATCGCGTTCTCGTTCAACGAGTCTCGGCTCAACATCGAGTGGACCGGATTCACCACCGAGTGGTACGCGAAGATGTGGAACGACCGCGTGCTGATGCGCGCGGCGCAGAACAGCGTGATCGTGGCGGCGGCGTCGACGACGCTGTCGGTGTTGTTAGGGACGGCGGGCGCGTGGCTCTTGTATCGCTACCGCTACAAGGCGGCTGGCTTGATCGAGACGCTCGTGTTCCTGCCGATGATCGTGCCCGAAGTGATCCTCGGCGTGAGCCTCCTGATCCTGTTCGTCACGCTCGAGATGCAGCTCGGCTACACGACGATCGTGATCTCGCACGTCACGTTCTGCTTCCCGTTCGTGATGGCCGCGGTGCAGGCGCGCCTCGCGGGCCTCGATCCTTCGCTCGAGGAGGCCGCGCTCGACCTCGGCGCGACGCCGCTGCAGGCCTTCTTCAAGGTGCTCGTGCCGTTCCTGATGCCCGCGATCCTGTCGGGCGCGCTGATGGCGTTCACGCTCTCGCTCGACGACCTGATCGTCACCTACTTCACGGCGAGCGCGCGCACCCAGACCCTGCCGATCGTGATCTTCGGCAAAGTGAAGAAGGGGCTCGACCCGTCCCTGAACGCGATCTCGACGGTGCTGATCCTGATCACGGTGATGGCGCTGTTCCTCACGGAAGCGCTGCGCAGACGGAATCCATGA
- a CDS encoding aminotransferase class III-fold pyridoxal phosphate-dependent enzyme: protein MSTAFDLAQLRRLDAAHHLHPFTDHAALHAQGTHVIRSARGCTLVDETGRELLDGLAGLWCTNVGYGREEIARAVAEQMRQVAFYPSFFNTSTEPTIRLAARLAELVPRGLGHVIFSNSGSEANETAIKLARAYWKLRGKPEKKKVLSRTFAYHGVGLATTSLTGLPSCLDPFDLPLPGFFHAPGPLSYGTELSPSDHGKWCLQETEKLIAREGASTIGVMFAEPIQGAGGVIVPPEGYLAQLREICRRNEILFVADEVITGFGRLGAWFASELWKLDPDLMTVAKGITSGYIPLGGTFARDEIAHTLSTGGYLAHGFTYTGHPTACAAALANLEILTREKLVERVRDDIGPRFQAHLAKLRAHPAVAETRGFALIGAFEMKKPPRGPLANKTPNTLGPALHALAREEGVIVRGIRDLGAMSPPFVVTHAELDEMFARTTRALDRLWAGEVAKG, encoded by the coding sequence ATGAGCACCGCATTCGATCTCGCCCAGCTGCGCCGGCTCGACGCCGCGCATCACCTTCACCCCTTCACCGATCACGCCGCGCTGCACGCCCAGGGCACGCACGTGATCCGCTCCGCGCGCGGCTGCACGCTCGTCGACGAGACGGGCCGCGAGCTGCTCGACGGCCTCGCGGGCCTCTGGTGTACGAACGTCGGCTATGGGCGCGAAGAGATCGCGCGCGCCGTCGCGGAGCAGATGCGACAGGTCGCCTTCTACCCCTCGTTCTTCAACACCTCGACCGAGCCGACCATTCGCCTCGCCGCGCGTCTCGCCGAGCTCGTCCCGCGCGGGCTCGGCCACGTGATCTTCTCGAACTCGGGCAGCGAGGCGAACGAGACCGCGATCAAGCTCGCGCGCGCGTACTGGAAGCTGCGCGGCAAGCCCGAGAAGAAGAAGGTGCTGTCGCGCACGTTCGCGTATCACGGGGTCGGCCTCGCCACGACGTCGCTCACCGGCCTGCCGAGCTGCCTCGATCCGTTCGACCTGCCGCTGCCCGGCTTCTTCCACGCGCCGGGACCGCTCTCATACGGCACCGAGCTCAGCCCGAGCGATCATGGGAAGTGGTGCCTGCAGGAGACGGAGAAGCTGATCGCGCGCGAGGGCGCGAGCACGATCGGCGTGATGTTCGCGGAGCCGATCCAAGGCGCGGGCGGCGTGATCGTTCCGCCCGAGGGCTACCTCGCGCAGCTGCGCGAGATCTGTCGCCGCAACGAGATCCTGTTCGTCGCGGACGAAGTGATTACTGGCTTCGGCCGACTCGGCGCGTGGTTCGCCTCCGAGCTCTGGAAGCTCGACCCCGACCTAATGACCGTCGCGAAGGGCATCACGAGTGGATACATCCCGCTCGGCGGCACCTTCGCGCGCGACGAGATCGCGCACACGCTCTCGACGGGCGGCTACCTCGCGCACGGCTTCACCTACACGGGCCACCCGACCGCCTGCGCGGCGGCGCTCGCGAACCTCGAGATTCTCACGCGCGAGAAGCTCGTCGAGCGTGTGCGCGACGACATCGGCCCGCGCTTCCAGGCGCACCTCGCGAAGCTGCGCGCGCATCCCGCGGTCGCCGAGACGCGCGGCTTCGCGCTGATCGGCGCCTTCGAGATGAAGAAGCCGCCGCGCGGCCCCCTCGCGAACAAGACGCCGAACACGCTCGGCCCCGCGCTGCACGCACTCGCCCGCGAAGAGGGCGTGATCGTGCGCGGCATCCGCGACCTCGGCGCGATGTCGCCGCCGTTCGTGGTGACGCACGCGGAGCTCGACGAGATGTTCGCACGGACGACGCGGGCGCTCGATCGGTTGTGGGCGGGGGAAGTGGCGAAGGGGTGA
- a CDS encoding SCO family protein, with the protein MPDTYPRLDRPAPPLGLVDQHGARVDVAALRGHPTLITFAFAHCETVCPALVSQALAAQRNAAPDSHPRVAIITLDPWRDTPSRLPALARSWQLPDDAIVLSGAPAEVNAALDRWNAPAIATNPPAKSTTPRSSTSSTPTPTSPSRQTATSASSAHSSPASDRTSAATAP; encoded by the coding sequence GTGCCCGACACATACCCGCGCCTCGATCGCCCCGCGCCGCCGCTCGGCCTCGTCGACCAACACGGCGCCCGCGTCGACGTCGCAGCGCTCCGCGGGCACCCCACCCTAATCACTTTTGCCTTCGCTCATTGCGAGACCGTCTGTCCGGCCCTCGTCTCGCAGGCGCTTGCCGCGCAGCGCAACGCGGCACCCGATTCCCATCCGCGCGTCGCGATCATCACGCTCGATCCTTGGCGCGACACGCCATCGCGCCTCCCCGCGCTCGCCAGGAGCTGGCAGCTCCCCGACGACGCCATCGTTCTCTCCGGCGCCCCTGCCGAAGTCAACGCCGCCCTCGACCGCTGGAACGCCCCCGCAATCGCAACGAATCCACCGGCCAAGTCGACCACCCCGCGCTCGTCCACATCCTCGACCCCGACGCCAACATCGCCTTCGCGGCAAACGGCTACGAGCGCATCCTCAGCGCACTCCTCGCCCGCTTCTGACCGAACCAGCGCCGCGACCGCCCCTTGA
- a CDS encoding spermidine/putrescine ABC transporter substrate-binding protein, translating to MRARSNDWKRVVGALALATALACGGGEEEAAAPAAAPAADEARELNLFAWSEYLPQGVIDEFTAETGIQVNYERYGSNEEMLAKLTAGGTPYDLVQPSEYTVEAMVKEGLLVPLDKSLIPNLKNIGPEYMGLQHDPELAYSVPYMQGTVGIAVNTEKITEPVDSYAAVFQEKYKGRIVVLDDSREVVSWALESLGLSANDVTPETLEKVKPVLAKWLPLVKIYDSDSPKTSLLSGDVDLGIVWSGEGAILINEGGGQFAYVLPKEGAHMFIDSFAIPKGAQNFAGAHKFIDYILRPEVSVKISADFPYTNPNVEARKLLSEKELANGASYPPGSPKLETFVDIGAAAATVDALFTNAKAQAGS from the coding sequence ATGCGAGCTCGGAGTAACGACTGGAAGCGAGTTGTTGGGGCGCTCGCGCTCGCCACGGCGCTGGCGTGCGGTGGCGGCGAGGAGGAAGCCGCGGCGCCGGCGGCGGCTCCCGCTGCGGACGAGGCGCGCGAGCTGAATCTGTTCGCGTGGTCGGAGTATCTGCCGCAAGGCGTGATCGACGAGTTCACGGCCGAGACCGGCATCCAGGTGAACTACGAGAGATACGGCTCGAACGAAGAGATGCTCGCGAAGCTCACGGCCGGCGGAACGCCCTACGACCTCGTGCAGCCGTCCGAGTACACGGTCGAGGCGATGGTCAAGGAGGGTTTGTTAGTGCCCCTCGACAAGTCCCTGATTCCGAACTTGAAGAACATCGGGCCGGAATACATGGGGCTGCAGCACGACCCCGAGCTCGCCTACAGCGTGCCGTACATGCAGGGCACCGTCGGCATCGCGGTGAACACGGAGAAGATCACGGAGCCGGTCGACAGCTACGCCGCAGTGTTCCAGGAGAAGTACAAGGGCCGCATCGTCGTGCTCGACGACTCGCGCGAGGTCGTGTCGTGGGCACTCGAGTCGCTCGGCCTCTCGGCGAACGACGTCACGCCCGAGACCCTCGAGAAGGTGAAGCCCGTGCTCGCGAAGTGGCTGCCGCTCGTGAAGATCTACGACTCGGACAGCCCGAAGACGTCGCTGCTGAGCGGCGACGTCGATCTCGGCATCGTGTGGTCGGGCGAGGGCGCCATCCTGATCAACGAGGGCGGCGGGCAATTCGCGTACGTGCTGCCGAAGGAAGGCGCGCACATGTTCATCGACAGCTTCGCGATCCCGAAGGGCGCGCAGAACTTCGCCGGTGCGCACAAGTTCATCGACTACATCCTGCGGCCCGAAGTCAGCGTGAAGATCTCGGCGGACTTCCCGTACACGAACCCGAACGTCGAAGCGCGCAAGCTGCTTTCGGAGAAGGAGCTTGCGAATGGCGCGAGCTACCCGCCCGGCAGCCCGAAGCTCGAGACCTTCGTCGACATCGGCGCAGCCGCCGCGACGGTGGACGCGCTGTTCACCAACGCGAAGGCGCAGGCGGGCTCGTGA
- a CDS encoding ABC transporter permease, with protein MRQGAARFAAATGAQREPTRIGSLLLLPIVLWAAAFVVAPAAIMLTYSFLERGTLGGVQWGTFTFDNYANVGNPIYLRIVVRSILYAGLTTLICLAAGYPVAYLIGRFDARWRNLLLMAVMVPFWTSFLIRTYAWVTILKTQGILNSLLLGIGVISEPLDMLYTPGAVVVGLVYTFLPFMILPIFTSVEKLDGALIEAALDLGAGPVRAFSRVIVPLTAPGISAGVLLVFVPALGIYAVNDILGGGRVDMIGNIIENQIKGNARNQPFGAALGTALLFTFGVAYYFVNQRQRTAEGRG; from the coding sequence ATGAGGCAGGGCGCAGCGCGATTCGCCGCGGCGACGGGAGCACAGCGCGAGCCGACTCGGATCGGCTCGCTGCTGCTCCTGCCGATCGTGCTCTGGGCGGCGGCGTTCGTGGTCGCGCCCGCGGCGATCATGCTCACGTACAGCTTCCTCGAGCGCGGCACGCTCGGCGGAGTTCAGTGGGGAACCTTCACGTTCGACAACTACGCGAACGTGGGGAACCCGATCTACCTGCGCATCGTCGTGCGCTCGATTCTCTACGCGGGCCTCACGACGCTGATTTGCCTCGCGGCCGGCTACCCCGTCGCGTACCTGATCGGCCGCTTCGACGCGCGCTGGCGCAACTTGTTACTGATGGCCGTGATGGTGCCGTTCTGGACGAGCTTCCTGATCCGCACGTACGCGTGGGTCACGATCCTGAAGACGCAGGGCATCCTCAACTCGCTGCTGCTCGGCATCGGCGTCATCAGCGAGCCGCTCGACATGCTCTACACGCCGGGCGCCGTCGTCGTCGGCCTCGTCTACACGTTCCTGCCGTTCATGATTCTCCCGATCTTCACGAGCGTGGAGAAGCTCGACGGTGCGCTGATCGAGGCCGCGCTCGATCTCGGCGCAGGCCCGGTGCGCGCGTTCTCGCGCGTGATCGTGCCGCTCACCGCGCCGGGCATCAGCGCGGGCGTGCTGCTGGTGTTCGTGCCGGCGCTCGGCATCTACGCCGTGAACGACATCCTCGGCGGCGGTCGCGTGGACATGATCGGGAACATCATCGAGAACCAGATCAAGGGAAACGCGCGCAATCAGCCTTTCGGCGCAGCGCTCGGGACGGCGCTCCTGTTCACGTTCGGTGTCGCGTACTACTTCGTGAATCAGCGGCAGCGGACCGCGGAGGGGCGGGGGTAG